One Rhinoraja longicauda isolate Sanriku21f chromosome 21, sRhiLon1.1, whole genome shotgun sequence genomic region harbors:
- the LOC144604173 gene encoding LOW QUALITY PROTEIN: grifin-like (The sequence of the model RefSeq protein was modified relative to this genomic sequence to represent the inferred CDS: inserted 2 bases in 1 codon): MLNEAKAAGRKNMIRRRDNKISPTWKKENQQHVSWNCCSSRDLCARVEXGANTMALRFEAECPEGLCPGWNVTVRGEPTSGAKRFEINFLCDRSEEIAFHFNPRFADSMFVCNSYLANAWGKEERSTTCPLEAEGLFQVEIYSDEEYFHVLLDGTAVCQFKHRVENLKSITRLQVMDDVNISSVEITKNAYM, encoded by the exons ATGCTCAACGAAGCCAAAGCTGCAGGGCGGAAAAACATGATCAGACGTCGGGACAATAAAATATCTCCGACGTGGAAAAAGGAAAATCAGCAACACGTCAG CTGGAACTGTTGTTCGTCCAGAGACCTCTGTGCACGGGTGGA TGGAGCAAACACAATGGCCTTGAGG TTTGAAGCTGAGTGCCCCGAGGGCCTGTGTCCCGGTTGGAACGTGACGGTGAGAGGTGAACCAACCTCGGGAGCCAAAAG GTTTGAAATCAATTTTCTGTGTGACCGAAGTGAAGAAATAGCATTTCATTTTAACCCACGCTTTGCGGACTCAATGTTTGTGTGTAATTCCTACCTTGCAAATGCGTGGGGCAAGGAGGAAAGGTCAACAACATGTCCACTCGAGGCCGAAGGACTATTCCAG GTGGAAATTTATTCGGATGAAGAATATTTCCACGTTTTGCTTGACGGGACTGCCGTTTGTCAGTTCAAGCATCGGGTGGAGAATCTGAAATCTATCACCAGATTGCAAGTCATGGATGACGTTAACATCTCCTCGGTGGAGATCACCAAAAATGCCTACATGTGA